A genomic segment from Stappia indica encodes:
- a CDS encoding acyl carrier protein, translated as MSDIADRVKKIVIEHLGVDAEKVTMEASFIDDLGADSLDTVELVMAFEEEFGVEIPDDAAETILTVGDAVKFLEKNAG; from the coding sequence ATGAGCGACATCGCGGATCGGGTAAAGAAGATCGTTATCGAGCACCTCGGCGTCGATGCCGAAAAGGTCACCATGGAGGCGAGCTTCATCGACGATCTGGGCGCCGACAGCCTCGACACCGTTGAGCTGGTCATGGCTTTCGAGGAAGAGTTCGGCGTGGAAATCCCGGACGATGCCGCCGAGACGATCCTGACCGTCGGCGACGCCGTGAAGTTCCTGGAAAAGAACGCCGGCTGA
- the fabG gene encoding 3-oxoacyl-[acyl-carrier-protein] reductase translates to MFDLTSKTALVTGATGGIGEAIARALHARGATVALSGTRAEKLEALAADLGERVHVLPANLSDRAAVDALVPAAEAAMGQLDILVNNAGITRDNLFMRMKDEEWDDVIEVNLTAGFRLCRAAVKGMMRRRYGRIINIASVVGVTGNPGQGNYAAAKAGLIGMAKSLAREVASRNITVNTIAPGFIETPMTDALNDKQKESILTTVPAGRLGKADEIAAAALYLASEEAAYVTGETLHVNGGMAMI, encoded by the coding sequence ATGTTCGACCTGACTTCCAAGACCGCGCTCGTGACGGGCGCAACCGGCGGCATCGGCGAGGCGATCGCCCGCGCGCTGCACGCCCGCGGCGCCACCGTCGCGCTGTCCGGCACCCGCGCCGAGAAGCTGGAGGCGCTGGCCGCCGATCTCGGCGAGCGCGTGCATGTGCTGCCGGCCAACCTGTCCGACCGGGCGGCGGTCGATGCGCTCGTGCCGGCCGCCGAGGCGGCGATGGGCCAGCTCGACATTCTGGTCAACAATGCCGGCATCACCCGCGACAACCTCTTCATGCGCATGAAGGACGAGGAGTGGGACGACGTCATCGAGGTCAACCTGACGGCGGGCTTCCGGCTGTGCCGCGCTGCCGTCAAGGGCATGATGCGCCGCCGCTACGGCCGCATCATCAACATCGCTTCGGTGGTCGGGGTCACCGGAAATCCGGGCCAGGGCAACTATGCAGCGGCCAAGGCCGGCCTCATCGGCATGGCCAAGTCGCTTGCGCGCGAGGTCGCCTCGCGCAACATTACGGTGAACACGATCGCGCCCGGCTTCATCGAAACCCCGATGACCGACGCGCTCAACGACAAGCAGAAGGAATCGATCCTCACCACCGTGCCGGCGGGTCGCCTTGGGAAGGCCGACGAAATCGCTGCGGCGGCGCTCTACCTCGCCAGCGAGGAAGCCGCCTACGTGACCGGCGAGACGCTGCACGTCAATGGCGGTATGGCCATGATTTGA
- the fabD gene encoding ACP S-malonyltransferase, translating to MSIAFTFPGQGSQAVGMGKDLADAFAEARAVFDEVDEALGQKLSDIMWNGTPEELTLTANAQPALMAVSLAAMRAAEARGLDLASSVAYVAGHSLGEYSALAAAGTLSIGDAARLLRIRGTAMQQAVPVGEGAMAALLGLDFAEAAAVAAEAAQGEVCQAANDNAPGQVVVSGHKAAVERAIEIAKGRGARRAVLLPVSAPFHCALMQPAAEAMAAAFETVTFNAPAVPLVANVLAGPTSDPDEIRRRLVEQVTGTVRWRESIEWMASAGVDTAFEIGTGKVLTGMVKRIAKDMTGVAVNSPDDIAALLERLA from the coding sequence ATGAGTATCGCATTCACGTTTCCGGGACAGGGCAGCCAGGCTGTCGGCATGGGCAAGGACCTGGCCGACGCTTTCGCCGAGGCCCGGGCGGTGTTCGATGAAGTGGACGAGGCGCTGGGGCAGAAGCTCAGCGACATCATGTGGAACGGCACGCCCGAGGAGCTGACGCTGACGGCCAATGCCCAGCCGGCGCTGATGGCGGTGAGCCTCGCGGCCATGCGCGCGGCCGAAGCGCGGGGCCTCGACCTTGCCTCCAGCGTTGCCTATGTGGCCGGTCATTCGCTGGGCGAATATTCGGCGCTGGCCGCCGCCGGCACGCTGTCGATCGGCGATGCGGCGCGGCTGCTGCGGATTCGCGGCACGGCGATGCAGCAGGCGGTGCCGGTGGGCGAGGGGGCGATGGCCGCCCTTCTCGGCCTCGACTTCGCCGAGGCCGCCGCGGTCGCTGCGGAAGCCGCCCAGGGCGAGGTCTGCCAGGCCGCCAACGACAATGCGCCGGGCCAGGTGGTGGTCTCCGGCCACAAGGCTGCCGTCGAGCGGGCCATCGAGATCGCCAAGGGTCGGGGCGCCCGCCGCGCGGTGCTGCTGCCGGTGAGCGCGCCGTTCCACTGTGCGCTGATGCAGCCTGCCGCCGAGGCCATGGCCGCCGCGTTCGAGACCGTGACGTTCAATGCCCCGGCCGTGCCGCTGGTCGCCAATGTGCTCGCCGGCCCGACCAGCGACCCGGACGAGATTCGCCGCCGGCTGGTGGAGCAGGTGACCGGTACGGTGCGCTGGCGCGAATCCATCGAGTGGATGGCCTCGGCCGGCGTCGACACCGCCTTCGAGATCGGCACCGGCAAGGTGCTGACCGGCATGGTAAAGCGCATTGCCAAGGACATGACCGGCGTCGCGGTCAATTCGCCCGACGACATCGCGGCCCTGCTGGAGCGGCTGGCCTGA
- the rpsF gene encoding 30S ribosomal protein S6 produces the protein MPLYEHVFLARQDVSAQQVEQMVEQYKALISTNGGNVGKVESWGLRTLAYRINKNRKAHYTLMNLDASPAAVAEMERQMRINEDILRFMTLRVEEHEEEQSAMMQKRDRDDRRGGRGDRGDRGDRGGRDRGDRGDRGDRGDRGDRGGRRFDEE, from the coding sequence ATGCCGCTTTACGAGCATGTGTTCCTGGCTCGCCAGGACGTCTCGGCCCAGCAGGTCGAGCAGATGGTCGAGCAGTACAAGGCCCTGATCTCCACCAACGGCGGCAACGTCGGCAAGGTCGAGAGCTGGGGTCTGCGCACGCTGGCCTACCGCATCAACAAGAACCGCAAGGCTCATTACACGCTGATGAACCTGGACGCCTCCCCGGCCGCCGTGGCCGAGATGGAGCGCCAGATGCGCATCAACGAGGACATCCTCCGCTTCATGACGCTGCGCGTCGAGGAGCACGAGGAAGAGCAGTCCGCGATGATGCAGAAGCGTGACCGCGACGACCGTCGTGGTGGTCGTGGTGATCGCGGCGACCGTGGTGATCGTGGTGGCCGTGACCGCGGCGATCGTGGTGACCGTGGCGATCGCGGTGATCGTGGCGACCGCGGCGGACGCCGCTTCGACGAAGAATAA
- the rpsR gene encoding 30S ribosomal protein S18, which yields MVDIAQLPTRRPFFRRRKTCPFSGANAPKIDYKDIRLLQRYISERGKIVPSRITAVSAKKQRELARAIKRARFLGLLPFVIK from the coding sequence ATGGTCGATATCGCACAGCTGCCGACGCGCCGCCCCTTCTTCCGCCGTCGGAAGACCTGCCCGTTCTCCGGCGCCAACGCGCCGAAGATCGACTACAAGGACATCCGCCTCCTGCAGCGCTACATCTCCGAGCGTGGCAAGATCGTGCCGAGCCGCATCACCGCGGTGTCCGCCAAGAAGCAGCGCGAGCTCGCGCGTGCCATCAAGCGCGCCCGTTTCCTCGGCCTGCTGCCCTTCGTGATCAAATAA
- the rplI gene encoding 50S ribosomal protein L9, whose translation MQIILLERVAKLGQMGEVVRVRDGFARNYLLPQGKALRATKSNLQRFESERAQLEARNLERKSEAESVAKTLDGQTFTVIRQAGETGQLYGSVSTRDIADVMTEGGFSSARSQVRLDRPIKTIGLHEVAVVLHPEVEVSVTLNVARSADEAERQARGEDLTGREQDTFEFEEDEDEDAEGEGEGDDAVEADAEADEEEAL comes from the coding sequence ATGCAGATCATTCTTCTCGAGCGCGTCGCCAAGCTCGGCCAGATGGGCGAAGTGGTGCGCGTGCGCGATGGCTTCGCGCGCAACTACCTGCTGCCGCAGGGCAAGGCGCTGCGTGCCACCAAGTCCAACCTGCAGCGCTTCGAAAGCGAGCGCGCGCAGCTTGAGGCTCGCAACCTGGAGCGCAAGTCGGAGGCCGAGTCGGTCGCCAAGACGCTCGACGGCCAGACCTTCACGGTCATCCGCCAGGCTGGCGAGACCGGCCAGCTCTACGGTTCCGTGTCGACGCGCGACATCGCCGACGTGATGACCGAAGGCGGTTTCTCCTCGGCTCGTTCGCAGGTTCGCCTCGACCGTCCGATCAAGACCATCGGCCTGCACGAGGTTGCCGTCGTCCTTCACCCGGAAGTCGAGGTGTCGGTGACGCTCAACGTCGCCCGCTCCGCCGACGAGGCCGAGCGCCAGGCGCGCGGTGAGGACCTCACCGGCCGCGAGCAGGACACGTTCGAGTTCGAAGAGGACGAGGACGAGGATGCCGAGGGCGAAGGCGAAGGCGACGACGCCGTTGAGGCCGACGCCGAGGCTGACGAGGAAGAGGCTCTCTGA
- the tyrS gene encoding tyrosine--tRNA ligase: MTGFKSDFLRTLSERGFIHQMSDETGLDDLLRTQTVTAYIGYDPTASSLHVGHLMQIMMLHWFQATGHRPISLMGGGTGMVGDPSFKEEARKLMTVEMIEDNIASIKRAFSNYIDYDKGPLGGGLMINNADWLRPLNYLEFLRDVGRHFSVNRMLSFDSVKTRLDREQSLSFLEFNYMILQAYDFVELARRYDCRLQMGGSDQWGNIVNGIDLGHRMGTQQLYALTSPLLTTSSGAKMGKTASGAVWLDADLLSVYDFWQYWRNTEDGDVERFLKLFTVLPLDEIARLAALGGSEINEAKKVLATEVTAILHGRKAAEEAAETARRAFEEGALAEGLPTVEIARGELDAGLGLLAAFVAAGLCASNGEARRQVKGGGLRVNDVVAQDEKRVLGASDLVDEGVIKLSLGKKKHVLLKAV, from the coding sequence ATGACCGGATTCAAGTCGGATTTCCTGAGGACCCTTAGCGAGCGTGGCTTCATCCACCAGATGTCGGATGAGACCGGGCTCGACGATCTCCTGCGGACTCAGACGGTCACCGCCTATATCGGCTATGATCCGACGGCATCCAGCCTGCATGTCGGTCATCTGATGCAGATCATGATGCTGCACTGGTTCCAGGCGACCGGCCACCGGCCGATCTCGCTGATGGGCGGCGGCACCGGCATGGTCGGCGACCCTTCCTTCAAGGAGGAGGCCCGCAAGCTGATGACCGTGGAAATGATCGAGGACAATATCGCCTCGATCAAGCGCGCTTTCTCCAACTACATCGACTACGACAAGGGCCCGCTCGGCGGCGGCCTGATGATCAACAACGCGGACTGGCTGCGCCCGCTCAACTACCTCGAGTTCCTGCGCGACGTCGGCCGCCACTTCTCGGTCAACCGGATGCTGTCCTTCGACAGCGTGAAAACCCGACTCGACCGCGAGCAGTCGCTGTCCTTCCTCGAATTCAACTACATGATCCTGCAGGCCTACGACTTCGTCGAACTGGCCCGGCGCTACGACTGCCGGCTGCAGATGGGCGGCTCCGACCAGTGGGGCAACATCGTCAACGGCATCGATCTCGGCCACCGCATGGGCACCCAGCAGCTCTATGCGCTGACCTCGCCGCTGCTGACCACCTCGTCGGGCGCCAAGATGGGCAAGACGGCCTCTGGCGCGGTCTGGCTCGATGCCGACCTGCTGTCGGTCTATGACTTCTGGCAGTACTGGCGCAACACCGAGGACGGCGACGTCGAGCGCTTCCTGAAGCTGTTCACGGTGCTGCCGCTGGACGAGATCGCCCGCCTTGCCGCCCTTGGCGGCTCGGAGATCAACGAGGCGAAGAAGGTACTCGCGACCGAGGTCACCGCCATCCTTCACGGCCGCAAGGCTGCCGAGGAGGCAGCGGAAACCGCCCGCCGGGCCTTCGAGGAAGGCGCGCTGGCCGAGGGCCTGCCGACGGTGGAGATCGCCCGCGGCGAGCTCGACGCCGGTCTCGGCCTGCTGGCCGCCTTCGTCGCGGCGGGCCTGTGCGCCTCCAACGGCGAGGCGCGCCGACAGGTCAAGGGCGGCGGCCTTCGCGTCAACGACGTGGTCGCCCAGGACGAGAAGCGCGTGCTCGGCGCGTCCGACCTGGTCGACGAGGGCGTCATCAAGCTCTCGCTCGGCAAGAAGAAGCATGTGCTGCTGAAGGCCGTCTGA
- a CDS encoding AsmA-like C-terminal domain-containing protein translates to MLHRKPRRRLRTYVLAVLGVLLLAMVGGLVVTFGGGPVSVPYLARMIAERASIPGTKLQVGAVTVDLSEGLPPRVELHDLAIEVDADSDLSLHVPRVSAPLDAGALVTGDLHPAEIRLEHARLRIARAARSASSSEIPDMAVVAEAADRTARLAVAQLARRGIARIELVSAEIVLEGEKTYRMRGIDAELTRAADGTLQVDAEIAGRLGQWKAKASRSTDAETGESLMRVDVYDVSLGEFVPIDASVGAGKGLGIPVRGRLDVTVDAEGNFGTTRAGVIVSPGWINSGRTVIGFDTIDVQLYWEAGTPGFRIVPSKYQRGNTFLPFEGIVEPPREWQEAWSFRVLSRDARISPSDVPGPPFAMETFLAEGRANLDTQEIHFDKLVLRSGTADMDGAGSLRIGEDGPYMALAVESAAMSVATLKRLWPITMIPPARAWVIEHVVDGRIEGGRATVSLRPPAFDVEDEAPGWSGDDVQVDIAFSDISLSTVGTVPVAQDLSGRIQVADEVLTITSPGGVMVSRPGEQIAISDTVFQVPDIRESGDKTGVLKLTAKGPAKSLATLLDAEPFTVLTRNDLAPDDVAGSGEMTLNATFALVKDVRVDNVDWDLAGSLKGFSNARPIRGHKLSSADLTFAVDEGSLSLKGRGRLDGLPANLDLVVPFDNANGEAVVARQGVVIEVTAEQLADRGIDIRGFVNGPLKLSTEETDAGQSYEVDLTRASIELAEVGWSKSPGVAARAVFRMKEADGRREIRGFRLTSEGVEIEGGITLTSSGDLERAEFSRFALRASDDASLRLSKRGRQITVDLQATRLDARGLIASMSATSKGGAADKTALKITAEVGQLIGFNGVTLSGVSLAMSKSGGELRALDVSGSSGGKSVFFAKLTGEGAGRELAGTFQDTGAILRFANLYDRMRGGVGLLSIAMPTATDWTGRFKIKRLAITEDPAIRELARSPGVLEARDPRRQQLMAAAERGGEATFSALDLEFRRNGDLLTITDGTLAGPTIGGTVSGNVNLAARSLDMTGTFVPVFALNNLFAKIPILGFALGGGSDEGLIGVTYRLTGSLAEPVLTVNPASAMAPGIFRKIFEYR, encoded by the coding sequence GTGCTGCATCGCAAGCCCAGGCGGCGGCTGCGCACCTATGTGTTGGCGGTTCTCGGCGTCCTGTTGCTGGCGATGGTCGGCGGCCTGGTCGTTACCTTCGGCGGCGGGCCGGTTTCCGTGCCCTATCTGGCGCGGATGATCGCCGAGCGTGCCTCGATCCCCGGAACGAAGCTGCAAGTCGGGGCGGTGACGGTGGACCTGTCCGAAGGCCTGCCGCCCAGGGTGGAGCTGCACGACCTTGCGATCGAGGTCGATGCCGACAGCGACCTGTCGCTGCATGTGCCCCGTGTCTCCGCCCCGCTCGATGCCGGTGCGCTGGTGACCGGCGACCTGCATCCTGCCGAAATCCGCCTGGAACACGCCAGGCTCAGAATCGCGCGCGCCGCGCGTTCGGCATCGTCCAGCGAGATCCCCGACATGGCCGTGGTCGCCGAGGCGGCCGACCGCACCGCCCGGCTCGCGGTGGCGCAACTGGCGCGGCGCGGCATCGCCCGCATCGAGCTGGTTTCGGCGGAGATCGTGCTGGAGGGCGAGAAGACCTACCGCATGCGCGGCATCGACGCGGAGCTGACGAGGGCGGCCGACGGAACGCTGCAGGTCGATGCGGAGATTGCCGGCCGGCTGGGCCAGTGGAAGGCCAAGGCGAGCCGCTCCACCGACGCGGAGACCGGCGAAAGCCTGATGCGCGTCGATGTCTATGACGTCTCCCTGGGCGAGTTCGTGCCCATCGACGCCTCCGTGGGCGCGGGCAAGGGGCTCGGCATTCCGGTGCGCGGGCGCCTCGACGTGACGGTGGACGCTGAGGGCAATTTCGGCACCACGCGGGCCGGCGTCATCGTCTCGCCGGGCTGGATCAACAGCGGCCGCACCGTGATCGGCTTCGACACGATCGACGTCCAGCTCTACTGGGAGGCGGGAACGCCGGGCTTTCGCATCGTTCCGTCCAAATACCAGAGGGGCAACACCTTCCTTCCCTTCGAAGGCATCGTCGAGCCGCCGCGCGAATGGCAGGAGGCGTGGTCCTTCCGTGTCCTGTCGCGCGATGCCCGTATCAGTCCCTCCGACGTTCCAGGGCCGCCTTTCGCCATGGAGACCTTCCTGGCGGAGGGGCGCGCCAACCTGGACACCCAGGAAATCCATTTCGACAAGCTGGTGCTGCGTTCCGGCACGGCGGACATGGACGGGGCCGGCTCGCTGCGCATCGGCGAGGACGGCCCCTACATGGCGCTGGCGGTCGAGAGCGCCGCGATGTCGGTCGCCACGCTGAAGCGGCTTTGGCCCATCACGATGATCCCGCCGGCGCGTGCCTGGGTGATCGAGCATGTCGTCGACGGGCGGATCGAGGGCGGGCGGGCAACCGTGTCGCTGCGCCCGCCGGCCTTCGACGTGGAGGACGAGGCACCGGGCTGGTCCGGCGACGACGTGCAGGTCGACATCGCATTCTCCGATATCAGCCTCAGCACGGTCGGCACCGTGCCGGTGGCGCAGGACCTGTCCGGCCGTATCCAGGTTGCCGACGAGGTGCTGACGATCACCTCGCCGGGCGGCGTCATGGTGTCGCGGCCGGGCGAGCAGATCGCCATCAGCGACACCGTGTTCCAGGTGCCGGACATTCGCGAGAGCGGCGACAAGACCGGCGTCCTGAAACTGACCGCCAAGGGTCCCGCCAAGTCGTTGGCGACGCTTCTGGATGCGGAGCCCTTCACGGTGCTGACGCGCAACGACCTCGCGCCCGACGATGTGGCGGGCTCCGGCGAGATGACGCTCAACGCTACCTTCGCGCTGGTGAAGGACGTGCGGGTCGACAATGTCGACTGGGATCTCGCCGGATCGCTCAAGGGCTTTTCCAATGCCCGTCCGATCCGCGGCCACAAGCTGAGCAGCGCCGACCTCACCTTTGCGGTGGACGAGGGAAGCCTGTCGCTGAAGGGGCGCGGCCGTCTCGACGGGCTGCCGGCCAATCTCGATCTGGTCGTGCCGTTCGACAATGCCAATGGCGAGGCCGTCGTCGCCCGGCAGGGCGTGGTGATCGAGGTCACGGCGGAGCAGCTCGCCGACCGCGGCATCGACATTCGCGGCTTCGTCAACGGCCCGCTGAAACTGTCGACCGAGGAGACGGATGCCGGTCAGTCCTACGAGGTGGACCTGACGCGGGCTTCCATCGAGCTGGCCGAGGTGGGCTGGAGCAAGAGCCCCGGCGTTGCCGCACGCGCCGTGTTCCGCATGAAGGAGGCGGACGGCCGCCGCGAGATCCGTGGCTTCCGCCTCACCTCCGAAGGGGTGGAAATCGAGGGCGGCATCACGCTGACCTCGTCCGGCGATCTGGAGCGGGCCGAGTTTTCGCGGTTCGCCTTGCGGGCGAGCGACGATGCCAGTCTGCGCCTGTCCAAGCGTGGCCGGCAGATCACCGTCGACCTGCAGGCAACGCGGCTCGACGCGCGCGGTCTGATCGCCAGCATGAGCGCGACCAGCAAGGGCGGGGCGGCGGACAAGACCGCGCTCAAGATCACCGCCGAGGTCGGCCAGCTGATCGGCTTCAACGGCGTGACCTTGTCCGGCGTGTCGCTTGCCATGTCGAAGTCCGGCGGCGAGTTGCGCGCCCTAGACGTGTCCGGCTCGTCCGGCGGCAAGTCGGTTTTCTTCGCGAAGCTGACGGGAGAGGGCGCGGGGCGTGAACTGGCCGGCACCTTCCAGGATACCGGGGCGATCCTGCGCTTTGCCAATCTCTATGACCGCATGCGCGGCGGTGTCGGTCTGCTGTCGATCGCCATGCCGACGGCGACCGACTGGACGGGCCGCTTCAAGATCAAGCGGCTGGCGATCACCGAGGACCCGGCGATCCGCGAGCTTGCGCGCAGCCCCGGCGTGCTGGAAGCGCGCGATCCGCGCCGGCAGCAGCTGATGGCGGCGGCCGAACGGGGCGGCGAAGCGACGTTCAGCGCGCTGGACCTGGAGTTCCGCCGCAATGGCGATCTGCTGACGATCACCGACGGCACGCTGGCCGGCCCGACCATCGGCGGCACGGTGTCGGGTAATGTCAATCTGGCGGCGCGGTCTCTCGACATGACCGGCACGTTCGTGCCGGTCTTCGCGCTCAACAACCTGTTCGCCAAGATCCCGATTCTGGGCTTTGCGCTCGGCGGCGGCTCCGACGAGGGCCTGATCGGCGTCACCTACCGGCTGACCGGCTCGCTCGCCGAACCGGTGCTGACCGTGAACCCGGCCTCCGCCATGGCGCCGGGCATTTTCCGGAAGATCTTCGAATACCGCTGA
- a CDS encoding peroxiredoxin has translation MSEISAGSTAPDFELERDGGDTLRLSDLRGRKVVLYFYPKDDTPGCTKEAIAFTALASEFEAAGAVIVGISPDTAAKHDKFKAKHDLSVILAADPDSAVATAWGVWVEKSMYGKKYMGVERSTFLIDEAGKIVETWHKVKVPGHAEAVLEAVRAAGK, from the coding sequence ATGTCGGAAATCTCAGCCGGAAGCACCGCCCCCGATTTCGAGCTCGAGCGGGACGGCGGCGACACGCTGCGCCTGTCCGATCTGCGCGGGCGCAAGGTGGTGCTCTACTTCTATCCCAAGGACGACACGCCGGGCTGCACCAAGGAGGCGATCGCCTTCACCGCGCTGGCCTCGGAGTTCGAGGCGGCGGGCGCCGTCATCGTCGGCATCTCGCCGGACACGGCGGCCAAGCACGACAAGTTCAAGGCCAAGCACGATCTGTCGGTGATCCTTGCCGCCGACCCGGATTCGGCCGTGGCTACCGCCTGGGGCGTGTGGGTCGAGAAATCCATGTACGGCAAGAAGTACATGGGCGTGGAGCGCTCGACCTTCCTCATTGACGAGGCCGGCAAGATCGTCGAGACGTGGCACAAGGTCAAGGTGCCTGGCCACGCGGAAGCCGTGCTGGAGGCCGTCCGCGCCGCCGGCAAGTAA
- a CDS encoding ferritin-like domain-containing protein: MQVPPDNVPPDNVSPDNGSPDSGTPTRSSSLPRVSPSKAEAAEYTPASLACGARRVVASRSLDEKTNVAHATARAWFGRTLSLRRRTGSERMPDQPGRPDAPVLLPPRDMPKRAVGGTSGRIALLHSLAHIELNAVDLTWDMVGRFADRPLPRSFFDDWVRVGLEEAKHFSLLRRRLEELDSHYGALPAHHGLWEAAESTGDDLAGRLAVIPLVLEARGLDITPPMIEKARQRGDPETAAILEIIYRDEKRHVAFGAKWFRYLCDKERCDPERRFQDLVRRHFKGGLKPPFNDRARSEAGLTPGFYRPLSRLIG; encoded by the coding sequence ATGCAAGTTCCCCCAGACAACGTTCCCCCGGACAACGTTTCCCCAGACAATGGCTCGCCGGACAGCGGCACGCCGACCCGCAGCTCCTCCCTGCCCCGCGTCTCGCCGAGCAAGGCCGAGGCGGCCGAGTACACCCCCGCCTCGCTCGCCTGCGGCGCCCGGCGCGTCGTCGCCTCCCGCTCGCTCGATGAAAAGACCAACGTGGCCCACGCCACCGCCCGCGCCTGGTTCGGCCGCACGCTTTCGCTGCGCCGGCGCACGGGCAGCGAGCGCATGCCCGACCAGCCCGGCCGGCCGGACGCTCCCGTCCTGCTGCCGCCGCGCGACATGCCCAAGCGCGCCGTCGGCGGCACCTCGGGCCGCATCGCCCTGCTGCACTCCCTCGCCCATATCGAGCTGAACGCCGTCGACCTGACCTGGGACATGGTCGGTCGCTTCGCCGACCGCCCGCTGCCCCGCTCCTTCTTCGACGATTGGGTGCGCGTCGGGCTGGAGGAGGCCAAGCATTTCTCGCTGCTGCGCCGGCGGCTGGAAGAGCTCGATTCGCATTACGGCGCCCTGCCCGCCCATCACGGGCTGTGGGAGGCGGCCGAAAGCACGGGTGACGACCTCGCCGGCCGCCTTGCCGTCATCCCATTGGTGCTCGAGGCGCGCGGCCTCGACATCACCCCGCCGATGATCGAGAAGGCGCGCCAGCGCGGCGATCCGGAGACCGCGGCGATCCTGGAGATCATCTACCGCGACGAAAAACGCCACGTCGCCTTTGGCGCCAAGTGGTTCCGCTATCTGTGCGACAAGGAGCGCTGCGATCCCGAACGCCGGTTCCAGGATCTCGTGCGGCGCCACTTCAAGGGCGGGCTGAAACCGCCGTTCAACGACAGGGCGCGCTCCGAGGCGGGACTCACTCCGGGTTTTTATCGACCCCTCTCCCGCCTCATCGGCTGA
- a CDS encoding peptidoglycan DD-metalloendopeptidase family protein yields the protein MTGHAGNGRRDFGKRKEPHRVIIARGDNVRSFTISPLMAGMATAVGTMLAVGYIGATAYLVLRDDIIQSSAERQAQMQLSYEDRIASLRSRIDQLTSRRVLERRSIEEQLADVVERQRDLDTRQARVSGLLAKAAENGIRVAVGGPVPAAKPAAPVVALGSLDAPTGIGGTPEPIDISPVLSLRGTKADYNAAAEAAARQGAAAPGKPLRDLAPDAPAAAAPAAEDTATGAAPDQRVELIDNVTAALARMDSEAHAALDVIAVTAERDAAAIADTADELGLQLAGADTRLALGQGGPFIPLAGTDFDKRIERAEKALIALSEIKDAARGIPLASPVPGAELSSSFGPRVDPFLGRMAMHTGLDFRATTGVTIRAPAPGKVIFSGRNGGYGKSVEIRHPSGVVTRFAHMSRVSVSEGDEVAAGDPLGAVGSTGRSTGPHLHYEIRVADRPLNPARFLRAGEKIATLLDD from the coding sequence ATGACAGGACACGCAGGAAACGGCCGCAGGGATTTCGGCAAGCGGAAGGAGCCGCACCGGGTGATCATCGCCCGCGGCGACAATGTCCGCAGCTTCACCATCTCCCCGCTCATGGCCGGAATGGCGACTGCGGTCGGCACCATGCTCGCGGTCGGCTACATCGGCGCGACCGCCTATCTGGTCCTGCGCGACGACATCATCCAGTCTTCCGCCGAGCGCCAGGCGCAGATGCAGCTGTCCTACGAGGACCGCATCGCCTCGCTGCGCTCGCGCATCGACCAGCTGACCAGCCGCCGCGTGCTCGAGCGTCGCAGCATCGAGGAGCAGCTCGCCGACGTGGTCGAGCGCCAGCGCGACCTCGACACCCGCCAGGCGCGGGTCTCCGGCCTGCTGGCCAAGGCAGCCGAGAACGGCATCCGCGTTGCGGTCGGCGGCCCCGTGCCGGCGGCCAAGCCCGCCGCACCGGTCGTCGCGCTCGGCTCGCTCGATGCCCCGACCGGCATCGGCGGCACGCCCGAGCCGATCGATATCTCGCCCGTCCTCAGCCTGCGCGGCACCAAGGCCGACTACAACGCCGCCGCCGAAGCCGCCGCCCGCCAGGGGGCTGCCGCTCCCGGCAAGCCGCTGCGCGACCTTGCACCGGACGCACCGGCGGCCGCAGCTCCTGCAGCGGAGGACACGGCCACCGGCGCTGCCCCCGACCAGCGCGTCGAGCTGATCGACAACGTCACCGCCGCGCTCGCCCGCATGGACAGCGAAGCCCATGCCGCGCTCGATGTCATCGCCGTCACCGCCGAGCGCGATGCGGCGGCCATCGCCGATACCGCAGACGAACTCGGCCTGCAGCTGGCCGGCGCCGACACTCGGCTCGCCCTCGGTCAGGGCGGCCCGTTCATCCCGCTCGCCGGCACGGATTTCGACAAGCGCATCGAGCGCGCCGAGAAGGCGCTCATCGCCCTCTCCGAGATCAAGGACGCCGCGCGCGGCATCCCGCTCGCCTCGCCGGTTCCCGGCGCCGAGCTGTCTTCCTCCTTCGGCCCGCGCGTCGACCCGTTCCTCGGCCGCATGGCCATGCATACGGGCCTCGACTTCCGCGCCACCACCGGCGTCACCATCCGCGCGCCCGCTCCCGGCAAGGTGATCTTCTCGGGGCGCAACGGCGGCTACGGCAAGTCGGTCGAGATCCGCCATCCCAGCGGCGTCGTCACGCGCTTTGCCCATATGAGCCGCGTCTCGGTGAGTGAAGGCGACGAGGTTGCCGCCGGCGATCCTCTCGGCGCAGTCGGCTCCACCGGCCGTTCCACCGGTCCGCACCTGCACTACGAGATCCGCGTCGCCGACCGGCCGCTCAACCCGGCCCGCTTCCTGCGCGCCGGCGAGAAGATCGCAACGCTGCTGGACGATTGA